Below is a genomic region from Sulfitobacter sp. OXR-159.
CCGACTTCGGCGACAACCGCTGCGGCTATCACTATGTCAAGACCGCGAAGGGCTGTGAGTTCTCGCACGATCGGGGCCAAAACCCAGTCTGACATCAGGTTTTCAATCTGTCCGTCAATCTGGGCCCGTCGATCAACAGCTTGCTCTTCTTCATTGAGATAGCTCTGCAAAGCGAATTGCGTTGCAACATGACCGAATTGAAGATCCGCCAGCCAGACCCGATGTCGATGTCCCCATTTCTTCCGTTCATAGCGCCGGCCGTGCTTCAGCAAGAAGCAGCTGATGCGCTGGCGTGCCTTACGAACTTGATGAGAGGATATGCGCCGCGCCTTGACCAGGTCCTGCATCGCCTCGTGGGTCGCATCCGGTGTCCAGATATAGGTGAGTTCACCGGCCCGGTGCAATCGGGCCAGATTCAGCGCGTCGATCGTATCGTTCTTCATGCGCCGCTTTCCCGGCTGAACAGGGGTTCTGGAGGGTGCAACGACGTCGCAGACATGTCCGAGTCCGATAAGATGGCGGTGCAGGCCATAGCCGCACGGACCTGCTTCATAGGCAAAAGATATCGCTTCAAACCTGACCGCCAATTTCTTGACCATTCGATTGATGGCGGTCGTCTCGTTCGGGATTGAACCCAAAGAGCAAACCTCGCCGGATCGTTCGCCTTCAGCAAAAGCCACAGCGATTGTATCCTTGTGTACATCGAGACCCACATAGGCATCAAAATTATCCATAACAGTTCTCCTTTCCTCGCCGCACGATTATGCACTGCAGTCACGGAAAACGGTCATCTCATCTGGCTCTTTGCAGGGGCCGACACAGGTGCGGAAACCTTGGCCCGCGCTATGACTATTATCGAGACGGCAAAGCTAAACGGGCTCGACCCACAGGCATATCTCGCGGACGTTCTCGACCGCATCCACGACCACAAGATCAACAAGCTGGATGAGCTGCTGCCGTGGAACTGGAAGACGTTGCCTCGAGAAGCCAACAGTCAAGCCGCGTAAACTGCGGTACCAATGGCGCGGTTACAATCAACCCGTCGATCAGCTATGATTTACGGCGCATCAAATAGATGGCAAATAGCCCAAACCATCGGTCGGGCATCGTGCCGACGCATCTTGAACGCCGTGTCGCCATCCACCTGACGCGCCAGAGGGGCCGCCCAACCGTGGTCAACGCCAGCAAGGGTTTCCAGCGGTAGGTCAAGACCCTCGATAAAGGAAACCATGCGCGCGGCCAGAAGGATACGGTTCACGACCATCGAATGGCGTAGACCATCAACGCGTGGCCTGGTTCGCCCTTGCAGTGGCTTCAACCCGGCGCGCCGTATGACGTTCGTGAGCAGCCAGGTGATCATTTCTGGTGTGTAACGGCGGGTCCGGCCCTGCTCGTGCCAGAAGAGACCAAAACATGGATCCTGCGATGCGCCGGCACGGCGCCGGGCTTTGATATAGGCTCGAAGATCGGTCCTCACGCTATCGGGCAGCGGCAGGATCCTGGTTTTGAAGAACTTCGTTTGGCGAACCGTGATCGGACCCTTCTGGAGATCGACATCGACAAGATCGAGACGGGCAAGCTCGCCCCGCCGCGAGCCTGCACAATAGGTCGGCACCAGCATACTGCAGACCGTCAACGGGCGAAGTGGTGACCGTGGTGAGGAGCAGGAACGAGCGAAGTCGAGCATCCGACGTACATCGGCGGATGAGTAAATGTGGGACTTGCGCCATAGCTGGGCCACTTCCTTCTGCAGTCGCGGGTCCGGCTGGCGCAATGGGATCAATGGGATCAATGGGTCCCGGTGGCGGTAGATTTTCGCGAGGACACGCCTGATATTTTCACATTCGGCGGCGTGATTGCGCGTGGATTTCGCCGCCGCCCAGTGATCAAGCATCACCCCGACCGGCTGTTTCTGGAGCGCCGGATTAAGCTGCAGGAACTGAAATGGCCCTACATACAGACTGCACGATTTGGCAATACCGTTTCATCATCGCACGACGGGCTTCCGCCATTTGTCTTGCGTTTCCCATTGCCTGAGGAGTGGGTTCAAGATCACAAAGCGCTCCTCACGCCGTTGCGATCTTTGGATACAGGAATACCCGGGCGCCGGTAGCGACACGATCATAGAGGTCTTTCACGTGTTCATTCGTCAACCGGGCGCATCCATTAGATACAGCCGAACCGATTGTTTGCGGAGCGTTCGTTCCATGTATGCGAAGATAGGTATCGCGCCCCACATGATTATAAAGATAGAGCGCACGGGCCCAGAGCGGATTGTTTAGCCCACCTTCCAGACCATCCTTGTACTTAGCATATTTCTGTGGATCGCGCCGGATCATGGCGTTAGTTGGTCGCCACCACGGCCATTTGGCCTTGCGCGCTACGATGAACTCCCCGGGTTCGTACAAACCCTTGCGCCCTACTCCGACTCCGTAACGGATCGCCATTCCCTTTTCGAGCATGAAATAAAGGAAAAAATCGTCAGGAACGACGTGAATATCCCCTTTCAACCAGTCACCGCGACGGGTGTTTATCAACTGCGGCTCGAATCGTTCGGGCAGTTTGACTTTGTGAGCCAAGGCGGTTTTGGGCAGCAAGCATCCCATCATTCCGGCATAGAGCAGCTTTCTTCTCGTAAAATTCTCCATCGCGGTCTCCTCGGCCCCATAAAAATTCAGCTTGCTTCAGGACAGAAGAAAACAAACCGTGATCTTGGCAAAACGCGCGTCGTTGTTGCCTTGAAGCTACGAAAACCCCGACGAATGGAGCCCTCCAGCGCCGGAATGTTGTTGACTAGTAAATTACTGCACGGAGGTGAAAGAATATGCACTACTCGCGCTTCTTTATGATGATCGGAACGTGCAGCGATATTGGCCATTCTTGTCGAATCGAAGGCCACCGACACGATTTGCGGACACTACTAAAAATTATTCCATTCCGTCCTTGACCTTTCCACGCTGGAAGACCCTCACCTGAGCTGGCATTCGAAGGAGTTCGGCATGATGAGATTGAGCGTACCGGACATGAGCTGCGGGCACTGCACCGCCGCAATTGAAAAAGCGATCAAGGCGATCGACCCGACCGCCAAGGTTTCCTGTGACCTTGGGGCGCATATTGTCGAGGTGGAGAGATACTTGAGCGAGCGCGCAATATCCGAGGCAATTCGTGATGTCGGGTATGATGTAAAAGCACCGGCAGCGACCTGATACGAAAAAATGGCGCCGATGGGTTCGGCGCCATTTCAACACGTGATCCGCTACGCGAACATCAATCGCTTTCTCGTGTCTTGTCGACAAGGGCCTCCAGTTGCTCCTGTTCGACAAAACCGGGCACCATGTCGTCGCCAATCACGAAAGACGGTGTTCCGTTGAAGCCAAGCGCCTGGGTCAGGCGCATCGACTCGTCGATATGCTCCTGCACCTTGGGTGCTTCCATGTCGGTGCGCAGTTGTTCGATATCGAGCCCGATCTCCTCGGCCAGGCGCATGACCGATGCTTCCTCGGCGCGTTGTTCCATACCCATCAATGCCCAGTGAAACTCCTCGTATTTGCCCTGTTCCCTGGCGGCCAGGGCGGCCTTGGCCGCGAAGACAGACCCTTCGCTCAGAATGGGCCATTCGCGATAGACGAGCCGGACATCCCGGTCGACGTCCAGCAGCCCCTGAACCTCGGACATGGCCCGTTTGCAGTAGGGGCAGTTGTAGTCGAAGAACTCCACGACCGTGACATCACCCTCGGGGTTTCCGAAGACCGGCGCGTTCGGATCATGCTCGAGCAACTCGCGCTGGTTCTTCAAAAGGTCGGCGGCTGCCTCTGCCTGAGTGGCCGCCTGCTCCTGTTCGAGCAACTGCACGGCTTCCATGATGATCTGTGGGTTTTCCCGGATCGCTTCCAGCGCCAGTTCCTTGATCCGCGCATCGCTTGGCTCCTGCGCGAAGCCGGCAATCGGCGCGACCGCCAGGCCAATCGCCAGCGCGGTGGTCTTCATCGGGTGCATTGTCAATTTCCTTCTTTCTGGGGTTCGGCGGCACTGCGTTCGGCCTGAATCTGTCGTTGCGCCAGTTCTAGCGCAAATTGTCCGATTTCAGGTATCACGTGGATGTTTCCGTCAGCCTATTGTTTTGGCGGTCCTGCCGCCTTCCCGGACTGGAACGTCAAGCCCGGTTCCAGCTTCCGCTGGCACATTCCCGTCAGTTGCATCATTGCCGTTTTTCCCGCTTCGGCCTACGGCATCGGGGCGAACTGGTGTGCCCTACTGTCGGTCTCGATCGTCTGGCGAAGCTCCAGCGTCTCGGGATCGAGAATCCACAGTTCCGGCTTGCCGGCACTGCTCACCAGCAAGGCATCCTCTATGCGCGCCATGTGATAAGGTTCAGGTCCGACGTTGACTTCCAGCCGTTCACCGGTCGACCGGTCGATGCGCACCACGAGATTGCGTTCACGCGCGCTCGACCAGATCGCGTCCTGGTCAACCGCTACGCCATGCAATTCTCCCCCGATGTCGAACGTGTCGAGGATTTCGCCGCTGTCGGCATCCATGATGGAGACGGTCCCGTTGTCGGCTTCGCTGACAATCAGTTGACGGGCATCGGCATCAAGCTGGATATGCTTGGGTGGCCCCTGGAGCTTGAAATTTCGCGTCACGATCCCGTCCTCCGGGTCAAGTACACTGATCGTTGCGTTGCCGGCGTTGGAGACGAGGAAACTTCCGGTCTTCGGATCGGCGACCGCATATTCTGGAACCGGACCGGTAGCGACCGTCGCGGTGACCCGGCCTCTTTCAAGGTCGATTACCGAAACGGCACCCAGGCCGGGATGGGTCACCACGGCGAAGCGTTCATCCGACGAAATCCCGACGTGGTGAACAATGCCCGGCACCTCGATCTGGCGCAGAATCTCGCGACTGTCAGCTTCAATCAGCGTTACCAGACTTACCGTGTCCGGCTTGGCCGTGTCCCCACCCCCGTGATGGGCCGCGTGATCCTCTTCTGAGACGGCGGTCGGCTTGGCTACATCGCCGGGCATGGATTCCGACAGGCTACCGGCCACCAGAATGCCGCGTTTGGGCGCACCGGCGAGACCGTGGACGTTATCAAGCCCTTCGATGCGACCTGCCTCATTGAAGAATTGATCCAGATGAAGCACTGTTCCCAGCTCGCCTTCGGGGACGTAGACATCGGCAATCGCGACGCTGCCGGTCATCAAGACCGCACCGAGCGTTAGGGTAGTGATGCGCATGATATATTTCCTTTCATAGGTGTAATTGCGACTGCCGCCAACGTATGGACGGGATTGCGACTATCAACACAGCCTCGCGGCCTTTTATATAGGCGTCTGTCGCAAATGCAGGGACCTGTTACGCTCGGAGACAATTCTTTCCGCGCATCGGCGGGTAAACACCGACGTATCAGGCTGGCGAGGGCTGCGACCGGTACTTTCATCACCGACCGGATTCCGCACAGTTCACTGCTTCCGGGCCTCCAGTTTGGCCCGTCGCCGCTCGAATTCGTCCTCGTCGATTTCACCGCGGGCATAGCGATCACGAAGAATATCAATCGCTGTCTGCCCGGTTCCAGTGTCCGAGCGGTTGGAGAAGCCGCGAACCGCAAGTAGAATCAGACCGATGACGAGTGCCCAGAAGATCACCATCATCAGCCCGCCCCACATTCCAAAGCCGCCATCCCACATCATGTGGCCGAACCCGTCGCCTGCCGCAGCCCAACCAGGGGTCGCGGTGAGGCCAAGCGATCCGCCAATGGCCGTAAAACCCAAGATTTTCATGTCATTGTCCTTTCGTTGTTCGACGTTTGCGTTTCCAGCGGCAGCATCACGGTCGCGACAAGGCCGCCTTCCGCCCGGTTGGCGAGGCTGATGTCGCCGCCATGTGCCCGGATAATGGTTCGCGCGATGGACAGCCCGAGCCCTGTGCCGCCGGTCTCTCTCGAACGGGATTTTTCAAGTCTGAAATAGGGCTCGAAGACCTGTTCGAGGTCGGCATTCGGTATGCCGGGTCCGTTGTCAGTAATGCGGATAAAGGCGTGGTCGTTCTCGCGTCCATAGCTGGCATCGACCATTCCGCCATAGCGTTCGGCATTGTCGATGAGGTTGCGAAGGGCGCGCCGGACCGATTGCGGCCGCAAGCGCAGATTCATGGCCTCACCTTCCTGCAGGCCGCGCGTCCGGCAGTGAGATCGAGAAGCTGATCGCGATTGAGTACGAGCCGGGGCCGTTCGAGAAAAACGACTAGAAGTTTGAGTTCCGAACCGGTGAGGTCGACCTGCCCGCCGCTCTCATCGGTCAACATGCGGCTGTCGGTATCGAGGGTCCACTGTGCAAATACGATGCGTCTTCCCGACAATTTTCCGGCATGGGTCCCGGGCAGCGGCGAACGTCGCAGAATGGCCTTGATGCGCGCGAGCAGTTCTCGGGGATTGAATGGTTTGGCAAGGTAGTCGTCCGCCCCGATTTCCAATCCGACGATGCGATCCGTCTCTTCACCGAGCGCTGTCAGCATCAGGATCGGCACGTCGCCCTTGGCCGACAGACGACGGCAGACCGATAATCCGTTTTCTCCGGGCATCATGACATCGAGAACGATCAGATTGAACTGTCCTCTCGCAAGCTTCGCATCCATTTCGACGGCATCTCGCGCCGAGGTTGCGCGCAGGCCGTTCTTTTCGAGGTAACGGGTAACGGAGTTGCGGATTTCGCGATGATCGTCGACGACGAGGATATGGGGCTGATCGTTCATGTTCTTCCTTCTAACGATTAGCGCATCGGTTTCCCGAAGAGAATTGTCACGAAATGTAACAGGGGCGGGGTTTGCGACATGGCGATACAATACCGTTGTTCCAGCCGGTTCCGCTGCGGCCTAACACTCCCATATAAAGTCTATCGAAACCAAAACATGAGGAAATCACGATGACCCGCAAAACCCTGCTCGCAGCAACCGTTTTGGCCGCAACTGCAATCGGAGGAATCGCGATCGCGGACTCCAATCACGGACATGGGGGTAAATCCGGTATGAGCGACCGTGCCGGCATGATGCAGGACGGTTCCGGCATGGAGGGCGGCATGTCCGACATGATGGGCATGATGAAGCGCATGCACGGCCAGATGATGGGCGGCAGCATGATGGGCGGAATGGACCCGATGGGCGGCGCCATGATGCAGATGTTCGACGCCGACGGTGACGGCACGGTGACGCCCGAGGAAATGCGCGCCGGACTGCAGGCCGAGCTGACCGAATACGACAGCGACGGTGACGGCACCCTGTCTATCGAGGAATTCGAGGCGCTGCACAGCGCGATGATCCGCGAGATGATGGTGGATCGCTTCCAGCATCTGGATGCCGATGGCGACGGCTCCATCACAGCCGAAGAAATGACAGCCCCGGCCGACAAGATGGAGCGCATGCAAAAGATGCGCGACGCAATGGGGCAGATGGAGCCCGGCGACGGCCCCGGCATGGGCGACAGCGACATGATGAACAACGATTGAGCGTTTTCGGGCGTCGGCCTATGTGGCGGCGCTCCTATCCGGTACCGAGCCATGGTCGGCGGATCGGTACGGACTTAGCCCTGCTTTGACGGAGGCAAATATGATGAGCCTTGTAATGATGATCGTCTGGCTGGTTCTCGCGACAACGACGATCCTGCGGGGTCGGCTCAAGCCGATCAAGCAGCCGCTTGAGTAACTTGAGGAGATGAAAGTGACTTATACCTATAACCGCGTACTCAGAGGCGTCAGTATCGACGACGCGGAAAAGCGCGTCCGCGCCGCCCTGGCGGATAAGGGTTTCGGCGTTCTGACCGTAATCGATGTCAAGACGACGATGAAGGAAAAGATCGACGTCGATATGGACGGCTATCGCATCCTTGGCGCCTGCAATCCGGAAATGGCCCACAAGGCAATCGGGATCGAACCGCGCGTGGGCGCGATGTTGCCATGCAACGTTATCCTGCGCGACATGCTGTGCGAGACTGTCGATGCGGCATGATCGCCATATCGTTGATCTTTGGGTCGCTGGAGGGCGTATGCATCGGGGAATCGGGCTCGAACCCGAGTAACAGGGAGGCAGGTGGCTGACAGCATCCAGGATAGAGAAAAATCCCTGACCTTCGGCGAAGGCTTTTGGGCGCCTGGTGCAGTGGGAGCCGTCTTGTTGCTGATCGCCGCGATAACGTTGGCGCTGATCGGCGGAGCCTACATCGGATTTGGTGCGACGGCTAATTCGCTGAAAACCTTTTGCGCAGAATTGGCGGTTGCAGTCCTGTTCGCGGCGACCGCGCTGCGGGATTGCTCTGGACTCCTTTGGCTTTGCCTGTAGGGCTCGCCGCACATGCCGCGTGGGATCTTCTGCATCACAACGATGTGTTCGGCGCGCCGGTCACGCGGTGGTACATTCCGTTCTGCGTCGTCTTCGAGCTGTTGGCGGCAGCCTTCCTTTTTGTGCTGTATGTGCCGTGAGGCCGGGAATACCACGGTTCGTGTTCGGGCGAACCGCACGATTGACTGCTGCGGCACTGCTGATTTTCGCCATCCTGGCCCTGGCCCTGGCCTTGGGTCCGCTTGCCGACGTCATCGAGAACTTCGACGGCGACAACGCTGTTTTGTCTCGCACTTAGTTATAAATATGACGGGCCGCAGTGTGGGGCGTCGCCGAATTGTCTTCACACATCAGGGCGTGGCGATATCGACCTGCCTTATCCGAACAATCGGAAGATCTTGGCGTATATCCGACATAACCGAGGGATAAAGCCGGGTACCGATGGCGATGAGGCGGTACTTTGCGTCGCCAACTTCAGCCGGGCGCCACAGGCGGTAAAAATTGATCCAAGCCAGTACTAAGGCCGCGTGCCGGTCGAACTGGCAGGTCAGGCCCCCTTCCCGCCCGTCGGTGAACTGCCCTATATGTTGACCTTACCAGCCTACGTAGCGCACTCCTTTACCTTCTATTTCGTTCTGGACGCACTGGGGCTTGAGCCAGCGATCTTGACATGGCAAAGCCATGAGTATCATCAGATGGTTTTAGAAATCGGTCTGAACTTGGGCGTGGCTCTGAGCTGGATCGTATTGACGATGAGCCTGAACCGGGCCTGACGCCCGCTGAGCGGGCTGTTGCATTGTTCCTTATCATTGGGCTGAGCATGCGCGATATTGCGAAGATGGGGGGCAAATTGGAAAGCACGATCAAAGCCCAGACCAATGCAATCTATCGCAAGGCTGGCGTGACCGGGCGCACGCAATTGCTCAGCACGTTTATAGAGGGTTTAATGGACGAGGCCCTGCTACAGCGGACGATTAGCAGGCCAAGGCTGTGAGAAGCCTGGCGATGGCAGCAGTAGCGTGACCAATGGCCGTCTGAGCACTATTGGTTTCTGAAAGGGCTGTAGGCGACATCAAGTCGAGAGGCTTAGTCGCCCTCCTTGAGCACTTTCTTGGGATTCTTTGAATCGAACTCTTCAGGACTGTGAGCGGCTCCCTCGTGATCGTCTTGTGCATTATGCCGCTTGCGGTGCGGCGGGCGCTTTTCTTTGGCGTAGTCTGGTTCGTTTGGCATCGGGTGCTCCGTTCTCTAATGGCGCGCTGAGCCGGCTAACTGGCTTCAAAGGCATCTTTTACCCAGAACTCTGACTGTCTGATAATGTTCCAGCCAAACCCCGTGCGCCGTGCTTCGCTCTCTGGCCTTTTGTTGAAAAGCACATGCTTCAGCGAAAATCTGAGGTGGAAAGAAAGGCCTCTACCCGTGGCGCAACTTATCCGACCGGAACCATAGCGGCTATTCCGCGTTTCCAATACTAACCAAAGGAGAACGATGATGACTTCACAGTGCCAAGCGACCGCAAATTTGGTTCACAATGGAGAATATTCCGATCTACGGTTCGTCAATATGATGTCCGCCCATCATGCGATGGCGGTATCAATGGCCGAGGTTGCGGTGGAAAAAGGCGAGCACAACGAACTCGTCCAGTTCGCAAAGACCATGATCGAAGATCAGAAGAAAGAAATCGAAACGCTTGATGGCATAATCGAAGACCTTGATGGCCCTGATGAAGTCGCGACGGAAACCCATCCCCATGAGCGCAGCATGCTCGGGATGGACAGCCCAGAAGAACTCGCAAAAAAGGCACCCTTCGACAAAGCATTCATCGATTCACAACTGCCGCACCATGCCTCTGCAATTGAAATGGCAGCGGTCGCTCTGAAACAGAGTTCCAA
It encodes:
- a CDS encoding IS110 family transposase, coding for MDNFDAYVGLDVHKDTIAVAFAEGERSGEVCSLGSIPNETTAINRMVKKLAVRFEAISFAYEAGPCGYGLHRHLIGLGHVCDVVAPSRTPVQPGKRRMKNDTIDALNLARLHRAGELTYIWTPDATHEAMQDLVKARRISSHQVRKARQRISCFLLKHGRRYERKKWGHRHRVWLADLQFGHVATQFALQSYLNEEEQAVDRRAQIDGQIENLMSDWVLAPIVRELTALRGLDIVIAAAVVAEVGDFARFENPRRLMSYFGLVPGEFSSGSSIRPRGITKAGSSDVRALLFEAAWLYRLKPKVGQWSLVRQKDLSQAAKDIAWKAQLRLYGRYQRLTQIRHKRSQVAVTAVARELVGFIWAIARNAEGEMAVR
- a CDS encoding tyrosine-type recombinase/integrase → MLDHWAAAKSTRNHAAECENIRRVLAKIYRHRDPLIPLIPLRQPDPRLQKEVAQLWRKSHIYSSADVRRMLDFARSCSSPRSPLRPLTVCSMLVPTYCAGSRRGELARLDLVDVDLQKGPITVRQTKFFKTRILPLPDSVRTDLRAYIKARRRAGASQDPCFGLFWHEQGRTRRYTPEMITWLLTNVIRRAGLKPLQGRTRPRVDGLRHSMVVNRILLAARMVSFIEGLDLPLETLAGVDHGWAAPLARQVDGDTAFKMRRHDARPMVWAICHLFDAP
- a CDS encoding L,D-transpeptidase, with translation MENFTRRKLLYAGMMGCLLPKTALAHKVKLPERFEPQLINTRRGDWLKGDIHVVPDDFFLYFMLEKGMAIRYGVGVGRKGLYEPGEFIVARKAKWPWWRPTNAMIRRDPQKYAKYKDGLEGGLNNPLWARALYLYNHVGRDTYLRIHGTNAPQTIGSAVSNGCARLTNEHVKDLYDRVATGARVFLYPKIATA
- a CDS encoding heavy-metal-associated domain-containing protein, giving the protein MMRLSVPDMSCGHCTAAIEKAIKAIDPTAKVSCDLGAHIVEVERYLSERAISEAIRDVGYDVKAPAAT
- a CDS encoding DsbA family protein; amino-acid sequence: MKTTALAIGLAVAPIAGFAQEPSDARIKELALEAIRENPQIIMEAVQLLEQEQAATQAEAAADLLKNQRELLEHDPNAPVFGNPEGDVTVVEFFDYNCPYCKRAMSEVQGLLDVDRDVRLVYREWPILSEGSVFAAKAALAAREQGKYEEFHWALMGMEQRAEEASVMRLAEEIGLDIEQLRTDMEAPKVQEHIDESMRLTQALGFNGTPSFVIGDDMVPGFVEQEQLEALVDKTRESD
- a CDS encoding SHOCT domain-containing protein: MKILGFTAIGGSLGLTATPGWAAAGDGFGHMMWDGGFGMWGGLMMVIFWALVIGLILLAVRGFSNRSDTGTGQTAIDILRDRYARGEIDEDEFERRRAKLEARKQ
- a CDS encoding sensor histidine kinase, coding for MNLRLRPQSVRRALRNLIDNAERYGGMVDASYGRENDHAFIRITDNGPGIPNADLEQVFEPYFRLEKSRSRETGGTGLGLSIARTIIRAHGGDISLANRAEGGLVATVMLPLETQTSNNERTMT
- a CDS encoding calcium-binding protein — its product is MTRKTLLAATVLAATAIGGIAIADSNHGHGGKSGMSDRAGMMQDGSGMEGGMSDMMGMMKRMHGQMMGGSMMGGMDPMGGAMMQMFDADGDGTVTPEEMRAGLQAELTEYDSDGDGTLSIEEFEALHSAMIREMMVDRFQHLDADGDGSITAEEMTAPADKMERMQKMRDAMGQMEPGDGPGMGDSDMMNND
- a CDS encoding alpha-glucosidase C-terminal domain-containing protein, giving the protein MPTSSRTSTATTLFCLALSYKYDGPQCGASPNCLHTSGRGDIDLPYPNNRKILAYIRHNRGIKPGTDGDEAVLCVANFSRAPQAVKIDPSQY
- a CDS encoding DUF305 domain-containing protein yields the protein MMTSQCQATANLVHNGEYSDLRFVNMMSAHHAMAVSMAEVAVEKGEHNELVQFAKTMIEDQKKEIETLDGIIEDLDGPDEVATETHPHERSMLGMDSPEELAKKAPFDKAFIDSQLPHHASAIEMAAVALKQSSNSDIKKLSRSIIDAQAQEIGKMIDWRHSWYGEKG